A DNA window from Mucilaginibacter xinganensis contains the following coding sequences:
- the rpiB gene encoding ribose 5-phosphate isomerase B: protein MNKGLKIAIGADHAGFEYKKQLIEGLDVKEVKDFGTYSNASADYPDFAHPVALAVESGEFDFGILVCGSGNGVAITANKHQGIRAAICWNEELAERARSHNNANIVCIPARHISIEEAKEIVGVFLSTEFEGGRHATRVDKISC, encoded by the coding sequence ATGAATAAAGGGCTAAAGATTGCCATTGGCGCTGACCACGCCGGTTTTGAATATAAAAAACAGCTTATTGAGGGGCTTGATGTAAAAGAAGTGAAAGATTTTGGAACTTACTCCAATGCATCCGCAGACTATCCCGATTTTGCGCACCCCGTAGCTTTAGCTGTTGAAAGCGGCGAATTTGATTTTGGAATATTGGTATGCGGCAGCGGCAACGGTGTTGCTATTACCGCCAATAAACACCAGGGCATTCGCGCAGCCATATGCTGGAACGAAGAGCTTGCCGAAAGGGCCCGCAGCCACAATAACGCAAATATTGTTTGTATTCCCGCCCGGCACATCTCTATTGAAGAAGCAAAAGAAATAGTAGGAGTGTTTTTGAGCACCGAATTTGAAGGCGGCAGGCACGCAACCAGGGTGGATAAAATATCTTGTTGA
- the tatC gene encoding twin-arginine translocase subunit TatC has translation MANIGNKLIKAIKDKGNTLENEMSFFEHLEALRWHLIRAALAVVIFASVAFAWYNEIFENIIMAPTHTTFWAYRMMCDMGELFQNLLPKLFSAKDFCVESIKVHLINTEMAGQFTLKINSSLMIGLVLGIPYLFWELWRFIKPALHEKERKAASGFVFYASLLFIVGVMFGYFIITPLSIRFLAGYTVSDTIQNLFDIDSYISSVATLTLATGVVFQLPILVYIVSSLGFLTPKLMRSSRRYAIVIILIIAAIVTPTPDALTMTVVAIPLLFLYELSIIVAGVVERRRRAKELAS, from the coding sequence ATGGCCAACATAGGTAATAAGCTAATCAAAGCGATAAAGGATAAAGGGAATACGTTAGAAAATGAAATGTCATTCTTTGAGCATTTGGAAGCTTTGAGATGGCACCTTATCCGCGCGGCGCTGGCCGTAGTTATATTTGCATCTGTTGCTTTTGCCTGGTATAATGAGATCTTTGAAAATATCATAATGGCACCAACCCATACCACCTTCTGGGCATACCGGATGATGTGTGATATGGGCGAATTGTTCCAAAACTTATTACCGAAACTATTTAGCGCCAAAGATTTTTGTGTGGAGAGCATAAAAGTCCATTTGATTAATACAGAGATGGCAGGACAATTTACCCTGAAGATCAATTCATCGTTAATGATTGGTCTTGTTTTAGGGATTCCCTATCTTTTTTGGGAATTGTGGCGGTTTATAAAGCCTGCCCTACACGAAAAAGAAAGAAAGGCAGCCAGCGGCTTCGTGTTTTACGCCTCTCTGCTCTTTATTGTTGGGGTAATGTTTGGTTACTTTATAATTACCCCGCTATCGATCAGGTTTTTAGCAGGCTACACTGTGAGTGATACCATTCAAAATTTATTTGATATCGACTCTTATATCTCATCAGTAGCAACATTAACGCTTGCCACCGGTGTTGTATTCCAACTGCCAATTTTAGTTTATATAGTTTCAAGCCTTGGCTTTTTAACACCAAAATTGATGCGCAGCAGCAGGCGTTATGCTATTGTAATAATATTAATAATTGCCGCAATAGTTACCCCAACACCTGATGCACTTACCATGACCGTTGTGGCTATACCGCTTTTATTTTTATATGAGCTAAGTATTATAGTTGCCGGTGTGGTTGAAAGAAGACGCAGGGCTAAAGAATTAGCTTCTTAG
- the accC gene encoding acetyl-CoA carboxylase biotin carboxylase subunit yields MFKKILIANRGEIALRIIRTCKEMGIKTVAVYSTADRDSLHVRFADEAVCIGPPPSRDSYLNIPNIISAAELTNADAIHPGYGFLSENAKFSSICAEYGIKFIGATAAQINAMGDKASAKETMKKAGVPCIPGSEGLLTGVQEGINIAKKIGYPVILKATAGGGGRGMRIVWKDEEFENAWDSARAESGAAFGNDGMYLEKYVQDPRHIEIQVVGDQYGKVCHLSERDCSIQRRHQKLVEESPSPFMTEKLRKKMGEAAIKGAKAVKYEGAGTVEFLVDKDRNFYFMEMNTRIQVEHPVTEEVINFDLIKEQIKVAAGIPISGKNYEPILHAIECRINAEDPFNNFRPSPGKITNFHSPGGHGVRIDTHVYSGYVIPPNYDSMIAKVICVAQTRDEALATMERALSEFVIEGVKTTIPFHLKLLKDPNFRAGNFTTKFMETFEYSE; encoded by the coding sequence ATGTTTAAAAAAATATTAATAGCTAACCGGGGAGAAATAGCCTTGCGAATTATTCGCACCTGTAAGGAAATGGGCATAAAAACCGTAGCTGTATATTCAACTGCCGACAGGGATAGCCTTCATGTACGTTTTGCGGATGAAGCTGTTTGTATTGGGCCTCCGCCAAGCCGTGACTCCTATTTAAACATCCCGAATATTATTTCGGCTGCGGAACTTACCAATGCTGATGCTATTCACCCGGGCTACGGATTTTTATCAGAAAATGCAAAGTTTTCGTCTATTTGCGCAGAATATGGCATAAAATTTATTGGCGCAACTGCGGCACAGATCAATGCCATGGGCGATAAGGCTTCAGCAAAAGAAACCATGAAAAAGGCCGGTGTACCCTGCATTCCCGGTTCGGAAGGCTTGCTGACCGGTGTACAGGAAGGTATCAATATCGCAAAAAAAATAGGATATCCTGTTATATTAAAGGCTACTGCCGGTGGCGGTGGCAGGGGTATGCGTATTGTTTGGAAGGACGAAGAATTTGAAAATGCATGGGATAGTGCACGTGCTGAATCAGGTGCTGCTTTCGGTAACGACGGTATGTATCTTGAAAAATATGTACAGGACCCGCGCCACATAGAGATCCAGGTAGTTGGCGACCAATATGGTAAAGTTTGCCATTTGAGCGAACGTGACTGTTCTATTCAGCGCCGTCACCAAAAGCTGGTTGAAGAATCGCCTTCGCCTTTTATGACAGAAAAGCTGCGTAAAAAAATGGGCGAGGCTGCTATAAAAGGAGCAAAGGCTGTTAAATATGAAGGTGCCGGAACAGTAGAGTTTTTGGTTGATAAGGATCGGAACTTTTATTTTATGGAGATGAATACCCGCATCCAGGTAGAACACCCGGTTACCGAAGAGGTTATTAACTTCGATTTAATAAAAGAGCAAATAAAAGTTGCAGCAGGGATCCCTATTTCAGGCAAAAACTATGAGCCGATACTGCATGCTATTGAGTGCCGTATAAATGCCGAAGACCCTTTCAATAATTTTCGTCCGTCCCCCGGAAAAATTACAAATTTTCATTCGCCGGGCGGTCATGGTGTTCGTATAGACACACATGTTTACTCGGGCTATGTGATCCCTCCAAATTACGATTCAATGATTGCTAAGGTTATTTGTGTGGCGCAAACCCGCGACGAAGCTTTGGCTACCATGGAGCGTGCGTTAAGCGAATTTGTTATTGAAGGCGTTAAAACCACCATACCATTTCATTTAAAACTTTTAAAGGACCCTAACTTCCGTGCAGGAAACTTCACAACCAAGTTTATGGAAACCTTTGAATATTCTGAATAA
- the accB gene encoding acetyl-CoA carboxylase biotin carboxyl carrier protein, with protein MDIKQIQDLIRFVSKSGVNEVSIEQENFKITIKTNQVATIVNATVPDVNAAPLAAHVAAPPVAVPAAAPVADTSHYVTVKSPMIGTFYRSASPEKPLFVNVGDEIKSGTVLCIIEAMKLFNEIESEVSGRIVKILVDNASPVEYDQPLFLVEPM; from the coding sequence ATGGATATTAAACAAATTCAGGATCTTATACGCTTTGTTTCCAAATCAGGAGTAAACGAAGTTTCAATAGAGCAGGAAAACTTTAAGATCACAATAAAAACCAACCAGGTTGCAACCATTGTGAACGCAACAGTACCTGATGTTAACGCCGCACCTTTAGCCGCTCACGTTGCAGCGCCTCCCGTGGCTGTACCCGCTGCAGCACCTGTAGCCGATACCTCTCATTACGTCACCGTAAAATCGCCAATGATAGGAACTTTCTATCGCTCGGCAAGTCCGGAGAAACCACTTTTTGTGAATGTTGGCGACGAAATAAAATCAGGGACAGTGCTTTGCATTATTGAAGCAATGAAATTATTTAATGAAATTGAATCGGAAGTTTCAGGCCGTATTGTAAAAATACTGGTTGATAACGCATCTCCGGTTGAATATGACCAGCCGCTATTTTTGGTTGAACCAATGTAA
- a CDS encoding beta-ketoacyl-ACP synthase III, giving the protein MSKIHAAITAVHGYVPDYILTNKELETMVDTNDEWITTRTGIKERRILKGEGLGTSDMAVPAVEALLKKRGIGADELDLIIFCTTTPDRVFPATANILADKIGAKNAWGYDLQAACSGFLFGLATASQFIESGKHKKVLVVGGDKMSSITNYKDRATCIIFGDGCGAVLLEPNEEGNGIIDSILRSDGSGVAYLHQKAGGSVKPATHETVDALEHFAYQEGQAVFKFAVTKMADVAAEVMERNHLNADDIAWLVPHQANKRIIDATANRTGVTADKVIINIERYGNTTNGTIPLCLWEWEDKFKKGDNLILAAFGGGFTWGSIYLKWAY; this is encoded by the coding sequence ATGAGTAAAATTCATGCTGCTATTACAGCTGTACATGGTTACGTACCCGATTACATACTAACCAACAAGGAGCTGGAAACAATGGTAGATACTAATGACGAGTGGATAACTACGCGTACAGGTATTAAAGAACGAAGAATACTAAAAGGAGAAGGGCTGGGTACATCAGACATGGCCGTTCCGGCTGTTGAGGCATTGTTAAAAAAACGTGGGATAGGTGCTGATGAACTTGACCTGATTATTTTTTGCACAACTACACCCGATAGGGTTTTTCCTGCTACGGCAAACATACTGGCTGATAAAATTGGGGCTAAGAATGCATGGGGTTATGACCTGCAGGCCGCCTGCTCAGGTTTTTTATTTGGCCTTGCAACCGCTTCGCAATTTATTGAAAGCGGCAAGCATAAAAAAGTTTTGGTGGTGGGCGGCGATAAAATGTCGTCAATAACCAATTATAAAGACCGTGCCACCTGTATTATTTTTGGGGATGGCTGCGGCGCGGTGCTGCTGGAGCCCAATGAGGAAGGAAACGGCATTATCGATTCTATCTTAAGGAGCGATGGTTCCGGGGTGGCATACCTGCACCAAAAGGCAGGCGGCTCGGTAAAACCGGCAACGCATGAAACAGTAGACGCGCTTGAGCACTTTGCCTACCAGGAAGGCCAGGCAGTTTTTAAATTTGCGGTAACCAAAATGGCCGATGTAGCTGCCGAGGTGATGGAACGCAATCATCTTAATGCAGACGATATTGCATGGCTGGTGCCACATCAGGCTAACAAACGCATTATTGACGCCACCGCTAACCGTACAGGTGTTACTGCCGATAAGGTTATTATAAACATTGAAAGGTATGGCAATACCACTAACGGAACAATTCCGCTTTGTTTATGGGAGTGGGAAGATAAGTTTAAAAAAGGCGACAATCTGATCCTGGCTGCTTTTGGCGGTGGCTTCACCTGGGGATCAATCTATTTAAAATGGGCCTACTGA
- a CDS encoding beta-ketoacyl-ACP synthase III, with the protein MNKIHAAITAVNGYVPEYVLTNHELETMVDTNDEWITTRTGIKERRILKGEGLGTSDMAVPAVNGLLKKRGIGADEIDLIIFCTSTPDRVFPATANILADKIGAKNAWGYDLQATCSGFLFGLATGSQFIESGKHKKVLVVGGDKMSSMIDYTDRATCIIFGDGCGAVLLEPNDEGNGIIDSVLKSDGAGLPFLHQKAGGSARPTSHETIDNREHYLYQEGQTVFKFAVTNMAEVAAEVMERNNLKADDIAWLVPHQANKRIIDATASRTGVSADKVIINIEKYGNTTNGTLPLCLWEWEDKFKKGDNLIIAAFGGGFTWGSIYLKWAY; encoded by the coding sequence ATGAACAAAATTCATGCTGCTATTACAGCTGTGAATGGTTACGTGCCCGAATATGTACTAACTAATCACGAACTGGAAACGATGGTGGATACCAATGATGAGTGGATAACCACCCGTACAGGTATCAAGGAACGAAGGATACTGAAGGGCGAAGGATTGGGCACCTCAGACATGGCAGTACCCGCTGTGAATGGCTTGCTAAAAAAACGCGGCATCGGTGCCGATGAAATTGATCTGATCATATTTTGCACGTCCACCCCGGACCGTGTATTCCCTGCCACAGCAAACATATTGGCCGATAAAATTGGGGCTAAAAATGCCTGGGGTTACGACTTGCAGGCTACCTGTTCAGGCTTCTTATTTGGCCTGGCAACAGGTTCGCAGTTTATTGAAAGCGGCAAGCATAAAAAAGTATTGGTAGTTGGCGGCGATAAAATGTCGTCAATGATTGATTATACCGACCGTGCAACCTGCATTATTTTTGGCGATGGCTGCGGTGCGGTTTTATTGGAACCAAATGACGAAGGAAACGGAATTATTGATTCTGTTTTAAAGAGTGATGGGGCCGGGCTTCCCTTTTTGCATCAAAAGGCAGGAGGATCGGCAAGACCAACTTCGCACGAAACAATTGACAACCGAGAACACTACCTGTACCAGGAAGGGCAAACCGTGTTCAAATTTGCGGTAACCAATATGGCCGAAGTTGCTGCTGAAGTTATGGAACGCAATAACCTGAAAGCAGATGATATTGCATGGCTGGTGCCGCACCAGGCCAACAAGCGTATTATTGATGCAACGGCAAGCCGCACCGGTGTCAGCGCCGATAAGGTGATTATAAATATTGAAAAATACGGTAACACAACAAACGGGACATTGCCGTTGTGCTTGTGGGAGTGGGAAGATAAATTCAAGAAAGGCGACAACCTTATAATCGCTGCCTTTGGCGGTGGATTTACCTGGGGATCGATCTATTTAAAATGGGCTTATTAA
- the plsX gene encoding phosphate acyltransferase PlsX: MKIGLDIMGGDYAPKATVLGAIAAYKVLTADQKLVLIGDKDQAVSILQENNFSPDHFDFVHTTEVIGMGEHPTKAIVQKTDSSISVGFKLLKEGAIDAFSSAGNSGAMLVGAMFSVKSIPGILRPAIASFVPKLEGGLGILIDVGANADCKPEYLLQFGVLGSLFVQHVYGLANPRVALINIGEEEEKGNLLSIAAWQLMKESKLINFTGNVEGRDLFGDHADVFVCDGFTGNVILKLAESFYVVTLKRKLKDEFFDRFNYEQYGGSPILGINAPVVVGHGISNPEAIKNMVLLSKNMIESGLTDKIKLAFQ, from the coding sequence ATGAAGATTGGCTTAGATATTATGGGCGGTGATTACGCTCCCAAAGCAACCGTTTTAGGGGCAATTGCAGCTTATAAAGTTTTAACTGCCGACCAGAAACTGGTGCTTATTGGCGATAAAGACCAAGCTGTAAGCATACTTCAGGAAAATAATTTCAGTCCTGATCATTTCGATTTTGTACATACAACAGAAGTGATAGGTATGGGCGAGCACCCTACAAAAGCAATTGTTCAAAAAACCGACTCCAGTATTTCTGTTGGTTTTAAATTACTTAAAGAGGGCGCCATCGACGCATTTTCATCAGCCGGTAATAGCGGTGCTATGCTGGTAGGTGCTATGTTTAGCGTGAAATCCATTCCGGGTATTTTACGCCCGGCAATAGCAAGTTTTGTACCCAAACTGGAAGGCGGTTTGGGTATTTTAATTGATGTGGGTGCCAACGCTGATTGCAAACCTGAATATTTATTACAGTTTGGGGTGTTGGGCAGTTTATTTGTGCAGCATGTGTATGGCCTTGCCAATCCGCGCGTTGCATTAATTAACATCGGCGAGGAGGAGGAAAAGGGAAATCTGCTGAGTATTGCCGCCTGGCAACTGATGAAGGAATCGAAACTTATCAATTTTACCGGTAACGTTGAAGGCCGTGATTTATTTGGCGACCATGCTGACGTTTTTGTTTGCGACGGCTTTACTGGTAATGTGATATTGAAACTTGCCGAGTCGTTTTATGTAGTTACCCTGAAGCGGAAATTAAAGGATGAGTTTTTTGACCGGTTTAATTATGAACAATACGGGGGCAGCCCAATATTAGGGATTAATGCGCCTGTAGTTGTTGGCCATGGCATATCAAATCCGGAGGCTATAAAAAACATGGTACTGCTTTCAAAAAACATGATTGAGAGTGGCCTTACAGATAAAATAAAACTGGCTTTCCAGTAA
- the rpmF gene encoding 50S ribosomal protein L32, which yields MPHPKRKISKSRRDKRRTHDNAVAPTLTTCKTTGAVHLPHRAYTVDGNVYYNGKLLIEKAAVA from the coding sequence ATGCCACATCCAAAACGTAAAATATCCAAATCAAGGAGAGATAAACGCAGAACGCATGATAATGCAGTAGCGCCAACCCTTACTACCTGCAAAACTACAGGTGCTGTACATTTACCTCACAGAGCTTATACTGTTGACGGTAATGTATATTACAACGGTAAATTACTGATTGAGAAAGCAGCTGTAGCTTAA
- a CDS encoding YceD family protein, with protein MKSLRNYSIPFTGLKLGKHQFEYIVDDAFFDAFEYSLVKKADLNCRVELEKQETMIILDFQITGTIDSNCDRCLAQYPQPVDIHEQQVAKFSEEEIGDDEEIIILTKNDHEINIAGLIYEYINVALPFITVCDNEGNYPYCDKEMLDSLNKLSANTEKDEQADPRWDALKKIK; from the coding sequence TTGAAATCGCTAAGAAATTATTCGATTCCGTTTACCGGCCTGAAACTGGGGAAGCACCAGTTTGAGTATATTGTTGACGATGCTTTTTTCGACGCATTTGAATATTCGCTGGTAAAAAAAGCCGACCTAAATTGCAGGGTAGAATTGGAAAAGCAGGAGACTATGATCATCCTGGATTTTCAGATCACCGGTACAATTGATTCAAACTGCGACAGGTGTTTGGCGCAATATCCGCAACCGGTGGATATACACGAACAACAGGTAGCTAAGTTTAGCGAAGAGGAAATTGGTGACGACGAAGAGATTATCATCCTTACTAAAAATGATCACGAGATCAATATAGCGGGGTTGATTTATGAATACATAAACGTAGCGTTGCCGTTTATAACCGTATGTGATAACGAAGGGAACTATCCCTATTGTGATAAAGAAATGCTTGACAGCTTAAATAAGCTTTCGGCAAATACAGAAAAAGATGAGCAGGCAGACCCACGGTGGGATGCGCTCAAAAAGATTAAATAA
- a CDS encoding cadherin-like beta sandwich domain-containing protein, producing the protein MIINLRTILFFILISANSICLAGNNIFVPNTFDLNIKRFPAGGSTPTKISPSTNYKTSGYNADRRSSVVVNTNDGQYPPPQLSYKGPQVYHINETIQPLVPTSSNVGPAGSIAITVAASGINSPRNVTIDTAGNVYFSQLADNVVKKIPAGGGTPITIGTGFNGPVGVAVDKQGNVYVADNGNNVVKKIAAAGGVITTIASGFNQPYGLAIDATGNLFVTNLGNGLLEKIPAGGGTVKNVGPAFNHPTGVALDAKGNIYVSDNITNLIQKIPVGSNTAITLASNVNDPYGVAVDGGGNVYYAELYSASIKEIPVSGGAIISIGSGLNYPQGIAIDTKNNLYIPDFYNTSIKEFTPTGGFSISPALPVGLNFNTSTGTISGTPIASSPATDYTVTAYNNDGLNSTNINIKVLKVITLANLTINSGTLSPVFLPSTAAYTAHVPNATSSIKITPTAGDSVSSIKVNGTAVSSGAASASLPLNVGNNAINIVVTAVDGTTTKTYVLTVTRSAAGLSTNALLTSIKISPSTPLTTVTGPGYKNYSTAVPNGETSLNLISVAQDTSATIQVNGGTVASGAAKTIPLKVGANVITVAVTAQDGATLKNYIITATRASSSVATLANLITNAGALNPAFATLTTAYTLRVPNATASIKLTPTATAGDASIMVNGTAVASGVASASIPLTAGDNVINTVVTASDGTTVKTYTLTVTRSAAGLSTNALLSSLKLSPNTALTTVTGPGYKNYATSVPNSETSLTVTAVLQDATATIKVNGTTVASGAASPSIPLAAGANVITVVVTAQDGATVKNYIITATRATSSIATLANLITNAGALNPVFATLTTAYTLRVPNATTSIKLTPTATAGDAAIKVNGTTTASGVASASVPLSVGDNVINTVVTASDGTTVKTYTLTVTRSAAGLSTNALLSSLKISPSTALTTVTGPGYKNYTTSVPNSETSLTVTSVVQDATATIKVNGTTVASGAASPSIPLAVGTNVITTTVTAQDGATVKNYIITATRAAGPVTGLSLAAQGSDSVKTATDEILVHQAISPNGDGQNDFLLIDGLAAYPNNNLSIATQSGSLVYNAKGYNNSSVVFDGHSSVNGSLQPRGTYFYLLEYYNGTQYKRKSGFIIIKY; encoded by the coding sequence ATGATTATAAATTTACGCACAATTTTATTTTTTATACTTATTTCAGCAAATAGTATTTGTTTGGCAGGGAACAATATTTTTGTCCCGAATACTTTTGACTTAAATATTAAGCGGTTTCCTGCTGGTGGTAGCACTCCAACAAAAATATCACCGTCGACGAACTATAAAACTTCTGGCTATAATGCAGATCGTCGCAGTTCGGTTGTGGTTAATACGAATGATGGGCAATATCCTCCGCCGCAGCTAAGCTACAAAGGCCCCCAGGTTTACCATATAAATGAGACTATACAACCACTGGTGCCCACAAGCAGTAATGTGGGGCCCGCCGGAAGCATTGCCATTACGGTCGCTGCCTCGGGTATAAACAGCCCCCGGAATGTGACGATCGACACAGCTGGCAACGTGTACTTTTCACAGCTTGCTGATAATGTTGTAAAAAAAATACCTGCCGGCGGCGGCACCCCAATTACTATAGGAACGGGATTCAACGGACCTGTTGGAGTAGCTGTAGATAAACAGGGGAACGTTTACGTTGCGGATAACGGGAACAATGTTGTTAAAAAAATTGCAGCTGCTGGCGGTGTAATTACTACTATAGCGTCAGGATTTAATCAGCCATATGGCTTAGCTATCGATGCTACCGGTAACTTGTTTGTAACAAACCTTGGTAATGGCTTACTTGAAAAAATACCTGCAGGCGGCGGAACAGTAAAAAATGTTGGGCCGGCCTTTAATCACCCAACCGGCGTTGCCCTGGATGCAAAGGGAAATATATATGTAAGCGACAACATCACCAATCTGATACAGAAAATCCCTGTAGGCAGCAATACTGCTATTACACTGGCCAGCAATGTTAATGACCCCTACGGAGTGGCAGTTGACGGCGGCGGCAATGTATATTATGCAGAGTTATACAGCGCAAGTATAAAGGAAATCCCTGTATCGGGAGGGGCGATAATCAGTATTGGATCTGGTTTAAATTACCCGCAAGGCATAGCCATCGACACAAAAAACAATCTTTATATACCTGATTTTTATAACACATCTATTAAAGAGTTTACGCCAACAGGTGGCTTCTCTATATCCCCTGCGCTGCCGGTAGGGCTGAACTTCAATACCAGTACCGGAACCATCAGCGGCACTCCGATTGCTTCGAGTCCGGCAACTGATTACACAGTTACGGCTTATAACAATGACGGTCTTAACTCAACTAATATTAATATCAAGGTGCTAAAAGTTATAACTCTTGCCAACCTTACAATAAACAGCGGCACCTTATCGCCGGTCTTTTTACCGTCAACAGCCGCTTATACCGCGCATGTGCCAAATGCGACCTCGTCAATAAAAATAACACCTACCGCCGGTGATAGTGTTTCATCCATAAAAGTTAATGGCACAGCCGTCTCATCTGGCGCAGCCTCCGCAAGCTTGCCATTAAACGTCGGCAATAACGCTATCAATATTGTTGTAACGGCGGTGGATGGAACAACTACCAAAACCTATGTGCTAACAGTAACCCGATCAGCAGCTGGCTTATCAACCAATGCCCTTTTAACAAGCATAAAGATCAGCCCCAGTACCCCACTTACAACCGTAACCGGACCCGGATATAAAAATTACTCCACAGCGGTTCCGAACGGTGAAACCAGCCTTAATCTTATTTCGGTGGCCCAGGATACTTCAGCAACCATTCAAGTAAACGGAGGAACGGTAGCTTCAGGCGCGGCAAAAACTATTCCGTTAAAAGTTGGCGCCAACGTAATTACTGTAGCGGTAACAGCACAGGATGGTGCTACCCTTAAAAATTACATCATTACCGCTACAAGGGCATCATCTTCAGTCGCTACGCTTGCTAATCTTATAACCAATGCAGGCGCGCTCAACCCGGCATTTGCAACGTTAACAACGGCTTATACCTTGCGCGTACCCAATGCCACAGCATCTATTAAGCTAACCCCGACAGCTACCGCCGGTGATGCGAGTATTATGGTTAACGGAACTGCCGTTGCATCAGGAGTTGCATCAGCAAGCATTCCATTAACTGCAGGTGATAATGTTATTAATACAGTTGTAACGGCCTCAGACGGAACCACTGTTAAAACATACACATTAACAGTAACACGATCAGCCGCGGGCTTATCAACCAATGCCCTGCTATCAAGCCTGAAGTTAAGCCCTAACACCGCGCTTACTACGGTAACCGGGCCCGGATATAAAAACTATGCCACATCGGTTCCTAACAGTGAGACCAGCCTTACCGTTACTGCAGTTCTTCAGGATGCTACGGCAACCATTAAGGTTAACGGCACAACTGTAGCTTCAGGCGCTGCATCGCCATCCATTCCGCTGGCCGCAGGCGCCAATGTTATTACCGTTGTGGTAACGGCACAGGACGGAGCTACCGTTAAAAATTATATCATTACCGCTACAAGGGCTACATCATCCATTGCTACGCTTGCTAACCTTATAACCAATGCAGGTGCGCTCAACCCGGTATTTGCAACTTTAACAACGGCTTATACTTTGCGTGTACCCAATGCAACAACATCAATTAAACTAACCCCAACAGCTACTGCCGGTGATGCTGCTATAAAAGTTAACGGAACTACAACCGCGTCAGGAGTAGCATCAGCAAGTGTTCCGTTAAGTGTTGGTGATAATGTAATTAATACCGTTGTAACGGCCTCAGACGGAACCACTGTTAAAACATACACATTAACAGTAACACGGTCAGCAGCAGGCTTATCAACCAATGCCCTGCTATCGAGCTTAAAGATAAGCCCAAGTACCGCGCTTACAACCGTAACAGGGCCCGGATATAAAAACTATACCACCTCGGTTCCCAACAGCGAAACCAGCCTTACGGTTACTTCTGTTGTTCAGGATGCTACCGCAACCATTAAGGTTAACGGCACAACTGTGGCTTCAGGTGCAGCATCGCCATCCATTCCGCTGGCCGTGGGAACCAATGTTATTACAACAACAGTAACAGCACAGGATGGTGCTACGGTTAAAAATTATATCATTACCGCTACAAGGGCAGCAGGTCCGGTGACGGGTTTGTCGCTTGCAGCGCAGGGTTCAGATAGTGTAAAGACAGCCACGGATGAAATTTTGGTACACCAGGCGATCTCCCCAAATGGCGATGGTCAAAATGATTTCCTTTTAATTGATGGATTAGCTGCTTATCCCAACAATAACCTTTCTATAGCTACGCAAAGCGGGTCGCTGGTTTATAACGCAAAGGGATACAATAATTCATCTGTAGTGTTTGACGGACATTCCAGCGTAAATGGCAGCTTACAGCCGCGGGGCACTTATTTTTACTTACTGGAATATTATAACGGCACACAATACAAACGAAAATCAGGCTTTATAATCATCAAATATTAA